The following proteins come from a genomic window of Blastococcus sp. HT6-30:
- a CDS encoding CoA ester lyase → MARRRKVGPEDARSWLLVNGARTELFDVAHESRADSVVLDIEDAVDPAHKAEAREGVVQWLSQEDRSAWVRINDHSTPFWADDVAGLAGLPGLLGVMLAKAEAAEHVTETFDRLAGVTPVLALVESALGIEEAVNIARARGAFRLAFGSGDYRRDTGTSADDLAMAYPRSRLVVASRIGGLPGPIDGPTVSSSHPVLREQTAVTVSLGLTGKLCLDMDQLPVINEVISPTPSDVAWARDFLADFDARGQVIRDGSDLPRLGRARKIERLARVFGVEPV, encoded by the coding sequence GTGGCGAGAAGACGGAAGGTCGGGCCCGAGGACGCACGCTCCTGGCTGCTGGTGAACGGCGCGCGCACGGAGCTGTTCGACGTGGCGCACGAATCGCGGGCCGACTCGGTGGTGCTCGACATCGAGGACGCCGTCGACCCCGCGCACAAGGCGGAGGCCCGCGAGGGCGTGGTCCAGTGGCTCTCCCAGGAGGACCGCAGCGCCTGGGTGCGGATCAACGACCACTCGACGCCCTTCTGGGCCGACGACGTCGCGGGGCTGGCCGGCCTGCCGGGCCTACTCGGCGTGATGCTGGCCAAGGCCGAGGCCGCCGAGCACGTGACCGAGACGTTCGACCGCCTCGCTGGGGTCACGCCGGTCCTGGCGCTGGTCGAGTCGGCCCTCGGCATCGAGGAGGCGGTGAACATCGCCCGCGCCCGCGGCGCCTTCCGGCTGGCGTTCGGCAGCGGCGACTACCGGCGCGACACCGGCACGAGCGCCGACGACCTGGCGATGGCCTACCCGCGCTCGCGCCTGGTGGTGGCCAGCCGCATCGGCGGGCTCCCCGGGCCGATCGACGGACCGACGGTGAGCAGCAGCCACCCGGTGCTGCGCGAGCAGACCGCCGTCACCGTCTCGCTGGGCCTCACCGGCAAGCTGTGCCTGGACATGGACCAGCTCCCGGTCATCAACGAGGTCATCAGCCCCACGCCGTCCGACGTCGCGTGGGCGCGGGACTTCCTCGCCGATTTCGACGCGCGCGGCCAGGTCATCCGCGACGGCAGCGACCTGCCCCGGCTCGGGCGCGCCCGGAAGATCGAGCGCCTGGCCCGGGTGTTCGGGGTCGAGCCCGTCTGA
- a CDS encoding Atu2307/SP_0267 family LLM class monooxygenase, protein MHLGVDSFVSAVTDPRTERVIGPEERMAHLLEEIELADRVGLYSFGIGEHHRPEYYDSAPPLILAAAAARTSRIRLGSAVAVLSAADPVRVFQQFATLDLISGGRIDLVVGRGSFTEAFPLFGLSLADYDELFAEKLDLLLQIRESEHVTWSGKHRPPLTGQGVYPRPLQDPLPIWVGVGGTPESFVRAGLLGLPLMVAIIGGEPRQFAPLVDLYRRAGAHAGHAPEKLQVGLHVFGFVADSTQAAADTIYPGWHEMFTKVSRERGFAAPTRAQFDATSGPDGAFFMGDPETVAAKLRRVSDQLGGVERVALQMTNPRLAHEDLLRGIELLGTEVVPRVAAG, encoded by the coding sequence ATGCACCTCGGCGTCGACAGCTTCGTCTCCGCCGTCACCGATCCCCGCACCGAGCGGGTCATCGGCCCGGAAGAACGGATGGCGCACCTGCTCGAGGAGATCGAGCTCGCCGACCGGGTCGGGCTGTACTCCTTCGGCATCGGGGAGCACCACCGGCCCGAGTACTACGACTCCGCGCCGCCGCTGATCCTCGCCGCCGCGGCGGCGAGGACGTCCCGTATCCGGCTGGGCAGCGCGGTGGCGGTGCTCAGCGCCGCGGATCCGGTGCGCGTGTTCCAGCAGTTCGCCACCCTGGACCTGATCAGCGGAGGCCGCATCGACCTGGTGGTGGGCCGCGGCTCCTTCACCGAGGCGTTCCCGCTCTTCGGCCTGAGCCTGGCCGACTACGACGAGCTGTTCGCCGAGAAGCTCGACCTGCTGCTGCAGATCCGGGAGAGCGAGCACGTCACCTGGTCCGGGAAGCACCGGCCGCCGCTGACCGGTCAGGGGGTCTACCCGCGACCGCTCCAGGACCCGCTGCCGATCTGGGTCGGCGTGGGCGGGACGCCGGAGTCCTTCGTCCGCGCCGGGCTGCTGGGCCTCCCGCTGATGGTGGCGATCATCGGCGGCGAACCCCGCCAGTTCGCCCCGCTCGTCGACCTCTACCGGCGGGCCGGTGCGCACGCCGGGCACGCTCCGGAGAAGCTGCAGGTCGGCCTGCACGTCTTCGGCTTCGTCGCCGACAGCACGCAGGCGGCCGCGGACACGATCTACCCCGGGTGGCACGAGATGTTCACCAAGGTCTCCCGCGAGCGCGGGTTCGCCGCGCCCACCAGGGCCCAGTTCGACGCGACCAGCGGGCCGGACGGCGCCTTCTTCATGGGGGATCCCGAGACGGTCGCGGCCAAGCTGCGCCGCGTCTCCGACCAGCTCGGGGGCGTGGAACGGGTGGCGCTGCAGATGACCAACCCGCGGCTGGCGCACGAGGACCTGCTGCGCGGGATCGAGCTGCTGGGCACCGAGGTCGTCCCGCGGGTGGCGGCCGGCTGA
- a CDS encoding alpha/beta hydrolase: MPDQTFSIDSASDVRVTAYRWDPAGPVRGIVQLTHGMGEHLLRYEPLAAALTGAGWVVVGQDHRGHGATAEDGRWGDLGPGGWDELVRDVGRLSARVRAELPDAPLVLLGHSMGSFAAQQHVLDHSAELAGLVLTGTTLLDLLEPAVDLDGPTDLDGPTDLSAFNAPFTPARTDYDWLSRDEAQVDAYVADPRCGFGLATADSRQMFLSGRQLADADRVRSIRPDLPVYVAVGDADPLNGQLALVRVLVERLREAGVEDVTLQAYPGARHEVFNETNRAEVVRDLLAWLDRVVPPG, from the coding sequence ATGCCCGATCAGACCTTCTCGATCGACTCCGCCTCCGACGTCCGCGTCACCGCCTACCGCTGGGACCCCGCCGGCCCGGTGCGCGGCATCGTCCAGCTGACCCACGGGATGGGTGAGCACCTGCTCCGCTACGAGCCCCTGGCCGCCGCGCTGACCGGCGCCGGCTGGGTGGTCGTGGGCCAGGACCACCGCGGGCACGGCGCCACCGCGGAGGACGGCCGCTGGGGCGACCTCGGACCCGGTGGCTGGGACGAGCTGGTGCGCGACGTCGGCCGGCTGAGCGCCCGCGTGCGCGCCGAGCTGCCCGACGCCCCGCTGGTCCTGCTCGGGCACAGCATGGGATCCTTCGCCGCCCAGCAGCACGTCCTCGACCACTCCGCGGAGCTGGCCGGCCTGGTGCTCACCGGGACGACGCTGCTGGACCTGCTCGAGCCCGCCGTCGACCTCGACGGGCCGACCGACCTCGACGGGCCGACCGACCTCTCGGCGTTCAACGCGCCGTTCACGCCGGCCCGCACCGACTACGACTGGCTCTCCCGCGACGAGGCGCAGGTCGACGCCTACGTCGCCGACCCGCGGTGCGGGTTCGGCCTGGCCACCGCGGACAGCCGGCAGATGTTCCTCTCGGGGCGGCAGCTGGCCGACGCCGACCGCGTGCGCAGCATCCGGCCGGACCTGCCGGTGTACGTCGCGGTCGGCGACGCGGATCCGCTCAACGGGCAGCTGGCGCTGGTCCGGGTCCTGGTCGAGCGGCTGCGGGAGGCCGGGGTGGAGGACGTGACGCTGCAGGCGTACCCCGGCGCCCGGCACGAGGTGTTCAACGAGACCAACCGCGCCGAGGTGGTCCGCGACCTGCTCGCCTGGCTGGACCGGGTCGTGCCGCCGGGCTGA